A window from Balaenoptera musculus isolate JJ_BM4_2016_0621 chromosome 8, mBalMus1.pri.v3, whole genome shotgun sequence encodes these proteins:
- the CCDC90B gene encoding coiled-coil domain-containing protein 90B, mitochondrial isoform X2, translated as MHWFRTWKLTEITVQQLMAHLDSIRKDMVILEKSEFANLRAENQKMKIELEQVKQQLINETSRIRADNKLDINLERSRVTDMFTDQEKKLMEATTEFTKNDTKTRGIISETGNKIDTEIASLKTLMESNKLETIRYLAASVFTCLAIALGFYRLWK; from the exons ATGCATTGGTTCAGGACTTGGAAACTCACG gaAATAACAGTACAACAGTTAATGGCTCATTTGGACTCCATCAGGAAAGACATGGTCATCCTAGAGAAAAGTGAATTTGCAAATCTGCGAGCAGAGAACCAG aaaatgaaaattgaattAGAACAAGTTAAGCAACAACTGATA aatgaaaCCAGTCGAATCAGAGCAGATAATAAACTGGATATCAACCTAGAAAGGAGCAGAGTAACAGATATG TTTACAGatcaagaaaagaaacttatggagGCAACCACAGAATTTACCAAAAAT gataccaaaaccagaggtATTATTTCAGAGACCGGTAACAAAATTGACACTGAAATTGCCTCCTTAAAAACCCTAATGGAGTCTAACAAGCTTGAGACAATTCGTTACCTTGCAG CCTCAGTGTTTACTTGCCTGGCAATAGCATTGGGATTTTATAGACTCTGGAAATAA